The uncultured Methanoregula sp. genomic sequence TACCGAGTTCTCCATGAGATTGTAAAAAACCTTCTCGATCAGGGCATCGGCAAAGACCTCGATCTGCGGAATCTGAACCGTAACCGTAATCGTGCCGGCGGTACTCAGCTGCCCTTTTGCCATCTGGATCATCTGGTGTACGTTCTTCCAGGAAGGTATGCTTGCACCCAGATCCTGATAATCCCGGGTGAAGACAATCTGCCGTTCAATTGTCTGGGCTGACCGTATCTCCTTCTCGATGAACTCCTGCATCCTGACCGGGTCTTTGAGGTGTCCCTGTGAGATCTTGAGATACCCCATCAGGATCATGAGCTGGTTGAGAATGTCATGCCGCGTGATTGACGAGAGCATGGTAAGTCTTTTATTCAGGTTCCGGATTGAGACTTCGATCCGTTTCCGCTCGGTGATATCCCGTATGATGCCGACAATGAACTCCCGGCCGGATGAGTCCGTGTAATAGGTTTTCTTGAGGGTGACCGTGTAATCCCGTCCGTTCAGGTTCATTAAGGTGGATTCCGTCTCGTGAGAAGATTTTGTCATAAAGACGGTTTCATCGGCCTCGAAAAACTGCCTGGACTGTTCTTCCGGGAAAAAATCATACGCGGTTTTGCCGATAAGATCTTCGCGGGATCGCCCGACCATCCGGCAGAAGCCGTCATTTACCAGGATCCAGTGGTGGCTCCGGTCCTTGACAAAGACCGGGTCCCCGATAGCGTTGATGATGGTATCAAGGTTTTTGCGGGATTCCACTTCCAGTTCGAGTTTCAGTTTCTCTTCCTGGACACGCCGCTCGTTTATACTGTTATGGAGGATAATGCAGAAGACACCGACCGCGATCGTTGTCATAATGATCATGGGAAAGGCAACGTTGACAGTTACCGCCATTACGGTCTCAATTGAGTCTCCGGAAAGGATCCTGACAACAAGTGCAATTGCAGAGATAACCGATTCCACGATTGCAGTTATGATAACAGCTTTTTTTGTTGAAACCAGATCCTGGTTGCTGTAATAATAGATGAGGCCCCCGATTATTCCTGCCACGAGCGGCCCGATTGCAACAGCGTAAACGTTTGTTCCGCCAATAGAGAGACGGTAAATAAAACCAATTATGCCTGCGCCCAGGCCAACATACGGTCCGCAGGCAAGACCCGCTGCGAGAGGTCCGAAATCCCGGATGTTCACGGTGGCGGTGTAAAAAGTGATACCGCTGCTCATCCCGTATACCGAGAGAAGACCAAAAACAACTGCAAGAAATGCCTGGAGCGCCCAGGATGCCCGGTGCTCAAGAATTTGTGTATAAAAACTGCTCTTCGAAAAGAGGTAGGCAAAAAGGAAGACAACGCAGGCCATCTGGAAGAGGAGCATAAATTCCTCGAAGAGGGTCACTGCCATGTAATGAGATGATTCAGAAACCGTATAAATGTTTTGTCAAAAAAAGCACACAATTCAGGGGGTTTTTTAGTTTTGTGTCACAATTTGGATTTTAAGCAGAAAATATCAAACAGGAAACCGAAAAGATACGCCCCGGCCGGGACTTGAACCCGGGTCAAAAGCTCCGCAGGCTTCTAGGATGTCCACTACCCCACCGGGACGCGGGATTACTGCCTGCCTTACTTAAATCGTTCTCATCGCATAAATACCTCACCGTATTCCGGAAAATCTCCCCGATAATAGGATTACGGGGCAGGCGTGGGAGTTTCCGTAATTTTCAGCGAGTTTGGCCCGAAATCCGAGGGGTATTTACATTCAGTTCCGACAAAGGTCACGTTATCCTCAAAATTTCCAACGGGTTTAACCCAGATACCGATGGTGCCGGAGAGTTTGTACCCTGAAGTTTCTATGAGCAGATCATCGGGTTTTGTGACTTTTATGGTCTTACTCAGGTATTGTCCGTACCCTCTGCCAAAACCATCCTCGGTATATATTGTTCCGGTAGTCCTGTTTCTGATGGTAATATCCAGGAACGAGACGGGATCCACATTGGAATATGAGGTTGAGTCTGCCTGACCGGTATATTTATGACGAGTCTGTACGGATCCTGATACATAAGATACTTCAGAGAGAGAATAGGTGATATACATCGGAGGATTCTTCAGATAGAACGTTTCTGCACTTTTTTTGATCTCAGTATAGGAATTTATGTTGTTCGTGGTGATAAGACATACCCGATCCTCGGGGGGGGGGGTTGCCCGGGTCCAGGAACGATAATTCAATGTCGGGGTTACCTGCGTGGGGAAGGGTGTGGCAGGAGTGAGTAAATTCCCGGCCGTCATGGGATCTATCGTAACAGACGGATTTGCAGGAGTTTGCTGGAAAACGGTTGAATTCTCATCAATAATCTGGGAAACAGTTGAAGCATCGGGATGTATCTGGGCGGGTTCTGTGGGTGGTGCAATACAACCGGACATAGCGCTGATGAGTACTATCACCAGAATGAACTGCGCATGCACATAACGACCCTTCATTAGACAGTTTAAGTCGCACCCGCCTATTAAATATTTTTCTCCGGAACCGGAAATTATTCTGTATTTCTATAAATCACCTGATAATAATGCAAATTTAAGGAGTATTTCCAAAGATGAAAAACATCCTTTGGGACAGGATCAAAAGATACTGATGCAGGAATATAATTCCGGTCAGATCTGACCGCCGGATACGATAAATATTATTCAGTCCAGAAAAAGGAAGTCAACAGAATTGATGGGATAACCGGATAATATACAGAGGGTAAGAACGTTTTAATTTATCCCGGATGCCGGTAACCGTGAAGGTATATTGTATGGAATTTGGGCTCTGTTGAAATCCTCTTTTTCCTTTTATTCGCTTATTTTCTTCTAAATGTAAGGTGTGTGACCCCCTCTCTCCCCCATAGGGGAAACAGCCCAAGGGGAGCATCCCCTTGACCCCCCCTTCCGTTTTTTTTAAGTTTTATTCAACCATCTGAGTGAATATCATTCCTAGGGGATGCCTCTGGCATGCGGGGGCAGAAGCATGATGTGCCGGAGCCCCCAAGAGCAACTGTTTGATTCTCTTAAGGATTTCAACAGAGCTGGAATTTGCATTTATCGTTGTGCACGGATTTAAAATTTCTTTACCGTATCTTATAGGATAAATATTTTTAGTATTTACTATACACACCAACAATACATATTTTTAGTATTCTTCGCTAATCAGTAATAGAATGGTATTGGGTGTCTGTTCGCACTGATATAATATTGCTGACCCGCCGGTCTGCAGGTGTATTCACTTTCCCATCCTATTAATAAAGAACTACGAACGAAACATAGACGACAGATGGAGTTTGGCAAATGGCATCTTATGGAAAACTATCCTGTATTTTATTGATTCTCTGCGCATGTCTGACAGCTCCCGTTATGGCTGGGACGAAATACACTGCAGGGAGCCCGGAGCTTTCAGCGTATATATCAGGGGCGAATGAAGTTACCCCGGGAAAAGACGTATCACTCACGATGGTTATTCAGAATACCGGGCTCAACGAATTTAAATTCATTAATTCCGGTATTGTAGATCGTGACGATCTTCCCAACACGGCAAAATTCCTCACAGTTACCCTCAATCCGGGCGATGCACCTATTATCATAAAATCAGATCCGCAGATGGTCGGCGATCTGAAAGGAGGGTATAATGCAAACGCCATATTTTCCATCAAGGTGAAAACTGATGCCGCTGCCGGGACATACCAGATTCCGATTTCCCTGAATTATACCTACCTGTACCAGGCTGACCAGCTTGGCGTTGATACCATGCAGTACCGGTACAAGACGGTTACTCAAAATCTCACAGCACCCATAAAGATCAAACCGGATGTCTCGATAGATGTACTCTCGGCAACACCCGAGCATCTCAATGTGGGAACTGAAGGCTACCTCAATATGAAGATCCAGAATACAGGTTCTGAATATGGTACAAAATCCATAGTAAAGATACTCAGGAGCGGCAACAGTCCAATCGTACCAACGGACAGCAGCGTATATATCGGGGATTTCCCCCCGGGAAGCATTGTTGACTGCCGTTATAAAGTGGCTGTTTCATCAGATGCCGAACACCAGACTTACCCGGTAGATGTTGTCGTATTGTATCAGAACAAAGAAGGCGATTTTGTTACATCCCGCAGTGACACCATCGGTGTTCCCGTTGGCGGAAAAGCGGATTTCAAGATCATTTCAGCACCTCCCGAGATGAACCCCGGCAACAAGAAAGTAATAACCGTAGATTTCAAAAATACCGGTGAAACAACCGTATATAGTGCACAGGCCCGTATCAGTGCGGTGGATCCGTTTACCAGCAATGATGATGTTGCATATCTTGGCGATCTCAAACCCGGCCAGGTGGCAAACGCTTCCTATATTATAAGTATCGACCGGAGTGCCACAATAAAAGAGTACGGGATTGATTCAGAAATCCGGTACCGGGATGCCCTCGATAATACCTACGTCTCGGACACGATGAAAGTAAAAATCAACGTCACCAGCCCTGCCGGCATCATGACGTTATTATCCAACCCGATATACCTTTCAATACTGGTTGCCGTGATCATAGGTATTATCTATGCAGTCTACCACTTCCGGAAGAAGCAGTGAAGCCATAAGGAACAGACAAATTCTTTTTTGCATTTGCCAGAACGGTCCTGAATGAGTTAACGGAACAGAAGACAGATTCTCCATTTTCTCCGGTATCCGGCCCGGGCAGGTTCAGTAACAACGGTGACCGCGATACAGGTATGCAGGATCTGCCCGGCCTAGGGACGCAAGGCTGATTCCGGGATTTTTCAACCTGAATCCGATTTTCAAAAATGTTAAATATCGAAGGCCCAAACAGATTATGCAAATTAAATAGGGTTAAATCAAAATATCTTTAATAACTGCCGGGAATGTTCTGGTGATCTTACGAAGAATGAACTGATTCTTTTTACGGATTCGGATTCTTTTCATGTGTCCTTATCGCAGAGCATTATACCCGGTCATACCCGGGAAATATACGATACCCTGAAAGCACGGATAAGGGAACTGATTTTTCATGGATATGCCCGGAGCAATGCCCTCATCGGGAGATCATCGCGTATCCTGTCAACAACCGGTATGTCAGGACACCCGCAGAACCGGATGCCGGCAGATGGTGAAGTGAGCCGGATTGGAGCAGTCCGGCTTGTTCCAGGAAAGGAAAACCCATGAGGATTCCACGGGTAGTTGTTGCCGGGACCCACAGCGGGTGCGGGAAGACCACCGTGGCAAGCGGGATCATGGCAGCTCTTACCGCCCGGGGCATGAAAGTCCAGCCATTCAAGGTAGGACCGGACTTCATCGACCCGTCCCATCATACGAAAGTCTGTGGCAGACCGTCAAGAAACCTGGATCCGTTTATGATGGGCGAGAGCGGCTGCTTCACCACGTTCCTTGTCGCGTCCCGGGGCGCGGATATTGCCGTCATCGAAGGCGTCATGGGAGTGTTTGACGGGGTTGATGGATCAGACCTTGCCAGTACCGCCCACGTTGCCCGGATCCTGGATGCGCCGGTTCTCCTTGTCATCGATGCAAAAGGGATGTCGCGGAGCATTCATGCACTCATCAAAGGCTTCATGGAATATGACCCGACAATCAAAATTGCCGGTGTCATTATAAACCGGATCGGGAGCACACGCCATAAGGAGATGATCGCTTCATCCCTTGCAACTCCTGCGCTGGGCTGGATATCCCGGAGCGAAAATATTGTCGTGAAGAGCCGGCACCTGGGCCTTTTCATGGCGCACGAGTCCGACACTACTCAAACTACCGGTTCCCTGATCGAAGAGTCCTGCAATCTGGATGAAATAACCGCAATTGCACAGAGTGCACCGCCATTGTGTACAAATCCGGAGTCAGCTCCCCACGCTCCCGACCGTGCAAGGATCGGTGTTGCAATGGACAATGCATTCTGTTTTTATTACCAGAATAACCTGGATCGCCTCCGCAAGGCCGGATCAGAACTCATCTTTTTCAGCCCGATCCAGGATTCCCTCCCGGAGGTTGACGGCGTATACCTCGGGGGAGGATATCCGGAATTACATCTCCCCCTGCTTGAATCTTCTCCCTGTACAAAAGAGCTTAAAAAAGCCGCGGAGAGCGGGATACCTATCTATGCCGAATGTGGCGGACTGATGTACCTGACCCGGGAGATACAGGCCGAAAAGACCTACCGGATGGCCGGCATACTACCGGCCGATGCGGAGATGACCGGGCGCATCCAGGCGCTGGGGTACGTCAAAGGGGACATTGCAACCGACCGCTCGGTCTTCTCAATACACCAGGAAGTTGTTGGACACGAGTTCCATTATTCCCGGGTCCTCCCTGACCGTGATGTACAGTACGCATACCGGTTAACCCGGGGAAAAGGAATTGATGCGGGACAGGACGGGATGTTCTCATCCCGGGTCCTGGGATGTTACACCCATGCATATTTTTCAGGAACCTTTGCCGATGAGTTAGTCGGGGCAGCCTGCCGGAATTCCCGCTCCTGATTCTGGTGCACTTTCTTGTTTTTTTTTAAATCCTCACAAGAAATAAAGGCAATGGGCTGTGAATCTTTTCATAAGACTGGAGTGTAATCGATGCGCAGTGATGATATTAAAGCAGGGTACCAGCGTGCACCCAACCGGTCGCTTCTCAGATCGCTGGGTGTTACCGATCGTGAGATGAAACTGCCGTTCATCGGCATTGCCAATGCCTACAACACTATTGTCCCCGGTCACGTCCATCTCCAGAAACTGGGAGAGAAAGTCCGTGAAGGGATAGCAGCAGCCGGGGGTGTTCCCTTCGAATTTGGTGTTATCGGCATCTGTGACGGGATTGCCATGGGACACGAAGGGATGCGGTATTCCCTCCCCTCCCGTGAAAATATCGCCGATTCCATCGAGCTGATGGTCCAGGCACACAGGTTTGACGGGCTGGTCTGTATCGGGACGTGCGACAAGATCGTGCCGGGTATGCTGATGGCAGCGGTCCGGTGCAATATCCCCACGATAGTCCTGACCGGGGGAGCCATGCTCTCCGGCTACCAGGACGGAAAAGAGCTCTCTCTCATCGATATTTTCGAAGGCGTGGGGAAAGTTGCCGCCGGGTCGATGTCCGAAGACGCGCTCTGCGAACTCGAATGTTCTGCCATGCCTGGCTGCGGCAGCTGCCAGGGACTATACACAGCCAATACCATGGCCTGCATGACCGAAGCGATGGGAATGTCCCTCCCGGGATGTGCTGCAACGCCTGCCGTGGATGCAGGAAAGCTCCGGATCGCACGCGAGAGCGGGGAGGCAATAATCCCGCTCGTGAAAAAGCAGGTGAAACCGCGGGATATTGTGACGAGAAAAAGCCTGATGAATGCAATCCGGGTCGACATGGCCCTAGGCGGATCGACAAACACGGTCCTGCACCTTATGGCGGTTGCAACCGAGGCCGATATCCCGTTGTCGCTGGATGATTTCTCTCAGCTTGCCGAAGAGGTGCCCCATATCTGCTACATGCAGCCATCAGGCCCGCACTCCATGCAGACCCTGCACCGTGCCGGGGGAATCCCCGCAGTGTTCAAACAGCTGGAACCGCACCTGGACAACTGCCCCACGGTTTCCGGCAGGAGGATCAAGGAGATCGCAAAAGCCGCAGTTGTCAGGAATGAAGATGTAATCCGCCCATTAAAGAAACCCATCAGTGCTACGGGAGGACTGCGGATACTGTCCGGCTCCCTTGCCCCAGATGGGGCCGTAGTGAAAAGTGCTGCCGTTCCAAAAGAGATGTGGAAGCACACCGGCCCGGCACGGGTCTTTGATGGCGAGGAGCCGGCAATGAAAGCAATTCTTGGCAGGAAGATAAAGGAGGGCGATGTTCTTGTGATCCGGTACGAAGGCCCGAAGGGTGCACCTGGCATGCCGGAGATGCTCTCACCCACATCGGCACTCATGGGACTCGGATATAAAAAAGTCGTTCTCATCACAGACGGCCGCTTTTCCGGGGGTACGCGGGGACCCTGCATCGGCCATGTTGCACCGGAAGCAGCTGCCGGGGGACCCATTGCATTTGTCCAGGACAAGGACACTATTACCGTGGACCTGCATGCAAAGACAATCGACCTGGATGTGCCGGCAAAAGAGATTGCAAAGCGGAAAAAAGGATGGAAAGCCCCAAAGAAAGCCCTTGCCGGGGTCCTTGCACGCTATGCAAAGACCGTGGGCCAGGCAAATTTTGGTGCAGTCCAGAAATAATTTTTTTCTCTGTTAATACGGGATACGGCGGGATGGCTCAAAAGGTAATCAGGAAATCATTCAAGTACATGGACGGTCCACTTCAGAGCCTCTCAGGGTGACGGTGGGACAGACCCTTTTTTGAGATTGTTTAGTAAGCGATCCATCGCGGGGTTGCTATTGCAACCAATAGAAAATTCATCAGAATTTTTTTAAAGGGGTTTTACCGGAAAAATTAATTCTTCTCTTCACCAGCCTCATACACCAGCAGGTTATACCGGCTGGAAAACAGGATGAATGGCACATACAGGATTACCATGACGATAATACCGATGAAATCGCCAATGACCGGGATCAGCGAGAAGATATTTGTTATCATACCGAATATAAAACCGATAACACCGATGATCACGATTGCAATAATATAATTCAGCCAGCCGATCCGCCGGATGTGGGCAATGATGGCTGAGAAATTGAAAGCTTCGGTGATACTGCCGGTTTTTGCGAACCGTACTCCGCCAAGGAACGAGAATATGCTGATAATGAATGCCACGAAGACGGCAACCAGGAACAGCACCAGCATGATTCCTGCGGAAGAGATGAATTCAGGATGGCTCATGAACCACTGGCTGGCCTGGGCTTCAGACATTGATGAGAAATTCTGGGAAAATGCACCGCTCGCAACCAGTGACGATACCAGCGGGAGGAATGCGATAATAGTGAGAAGAATCACCGGGGCCGCATAGATCAGCTCTACAACAAAGAGTTTGAGTCCGTCAATGAACATTGATCCCCATTCCTTGAGTTCAGGTGCTGGTTTCTCTCCCCGGAAAATTCTGACCATGTA encodes the following:
- a CDS encoding DUF4013 domain-containing protein; translated protein: MDYSSMLDESFSYAKEGVWSKWTRWLLLMVSMIIFPLILGYMVRIFRGEKPAPELKEWGSMFIDGLKLFVVELIYAAPVILLTIIAFLPLVSSLVASGAFSQNFSSMSEAQASQWFMSHPEFISSAGIMLVLFLVAVFVAFIISIFSFLGGVRFAKTGSITEAFNFSAIIAHIRRIGWLNYIIAIVIIGVIGFIFGMITNIFSLIPVIGDFIGIIVMVILYVPFILFSSRYNLLVYEAGEEKN
- a CDS encoding S-layer protein, encoding MAGTKYTAGSPELSAYISGANEVTPGKDVSLTMVIQNTGLNEFKFINSGIVDRDDLPNTAKFLTVTLNPGDAPIIIKSDPQMVGDLKGGYNANAIFSIKVKTDAAAGTYQIPISLNYTYLYQADQLGVDTMQYRYKTVTQNLTAPIKIKPDVSIDVLSATPEHLNVGTEGYLNMKIQNTGSEYGTKSIVKILRSGNSPIVPTDSSVYIGDFPPGSIVDCRYKVAVSSDAEHQTYPVDVVVLYQNKEGDFVTSRSDTIGVPVGGKADFKIISAPPEMNPGNKKVITVDFKNTGETTVYSAQARISAVDPFTSNDDVAYLGDLKPGQVANASYIISIDRSATIKEYGIDSEIRYRDALDNTYVSDTMKVKINVTSPAGIMTLLSNPIYLSILVAVIIGIIYAVYHFRKKQ
- a CDS encoding cobyrinate a,c-diamide synthase, whose protein sequence is MRIPRVVVAGTHSGCGKTTVASGIMAALTARGMKVQPFKVGPDFIDPSHHTKVCGRPSRNLDPFMMGESGCFTTFLVASRGADIAVIEGVMGVFDGVDGSDLASTAHVARILDAPVLLVIDAKGMSRSIHALIKGFMEYDPTIKIAGVIINRIGSTRHKEMIASSLATPALGWISRSENIVVKSRHLGLFMAHESDTTQTTGSLIEESCNLDEITAIAQSAPPLCTNPESAPHAPDRARIGVAMDNAFCFYYQNNLDRLRKAGSELIFFSPIQDSLPEVDGVYLGGGYPELHLPLLESSPCTKELKKAAESGIPIYAECGGLMYLTREIQAEKTYRMAGILPADAEMTGRIQALGYVKGDIATDRSVFSIHQEVVGHEFHYSRVLPDRDVQYAYRLTRGKGIDAGQDGMFSSRVLGCYTHAYFSGTFADELVGAACRNSRS
- a CDS encoding LytS/YhcK type 5TM receptor domain-containing protein, translating into MAVTLFEEFMLLFQMACVVFLFAYLFSKSSFYTQILEHRASWALQAFLAVVFGLLSVYGMSSGITFYTATVNIRDFGPLAAGLACGPYVGLGAGIIGFIYRLSIGGTNVYAVAIGPLVAGIIGGLIYYYSNQDLVSTKKAVIITAIVESVISAIALVVRILSGDSIETVMAVTVNVAFPMIIMTTIAVGVFCIILHNSINERRVQEEKLKLELEVESRKNLDTIINAIGDPVFVKDRSHHWILVNDGFCRMVGRSREDLIGKTAYDFFPEEQSRQFFEADETVFMTKSSHETESTLMNLNGRDYTVTLKKTYYTDSSGREFIVGIIRDITERKRIEVSIRNLNKRLTMLSSITRHDILNQLMILMGYLKISQGHLKDPVRMQEFIEKEIRSAQTIERQIVFTRDYQDLGASIPSWKNVHQMIQMAKGQLSTAGTITVTVQIPQIEVFADALIEKVFYNLMENSVRHGDHVTAIGFSFEETDHGALITYTDNGTGISFEDKQHLFQRGFGKNTGLGLFLSREILTITSITLDETGEPGKGVRFEIRIPPGGYRFIVPQN
- the ilvD gene encoding dihydroxy-acid dehydratase, with the protein product MRSDDIKAGYQRAPNRSLLRSLGVTDREMKLPFIGIANAYNTIVPGHVHLQKLGEKVREGIAAAGGVPFEFGVIGICDGIAMGHEGMRYSLPSRENIADSIELMVQAHRFDGLVCIGTCDKIVPGMLMAAVRCNIPTIVLTGGAMLSGYQDGKELSLIDIFEGVGKVAAGSMSEDALCELECSAMPGCGSCQGLYTANTMACMTEAMGMSLPGCAATPAVDAGKLRIARESGEAIIPLVKKQVKPRDIVTRKSLMNAIRVDMALGGSTNTVLHLMAVATEADIPLSLDDFSQLAEEVPHICYMQPSGPHSMQTLHRAGGIPAVFKQLEPHLDNCPTVSGRRIKEIAKAAVVRNEDVIRPLKKPISATGGLRILSGSLAPDGAVVKSAAVPKEMWKHTGPARVFDGEEPAMKAILGRKIKEGDVLVIRYEGPKGAPGMPEMLSPTSALMGLGYKKVVLITDGRFSGGTRGPCIGHVAPEAAAGGPIAFVQDKDTITVDLHAKTIDLDVPAKEIAKRKKGWKAPKKALAGVLARYAKTVGQANFGAVQK